A region from the Hydra vulgaris chromosome 08, alternate assembly HydraT2T_AEP genome encodes:
- the LOC136083281 gene encoding histone-lysine N-methyltransferase SETMAR-like, translating to MATQPTMIRSCLLYEFKLGRNATQAAKNICTAFGEGTVSERTAQKWFQRFSSGDESIEDLPRSGRPLLVDEDKLKDAVESDSSQTCQELAVSVETIRLHLHAIGKAWKLSRWVPHKLSIDNKKQRLTICTSLLSRHNVEPFLDRLLTCDEKWIVYNNTKRCYH from the coding sequence ATGGCAACCCAACCAACGATGATTCGATCTTGCTTACTTTACGAGTTCAAACTTGGAAGGAATGCAACACAAGCGGCCAAAAACATCTGCACAGCATTTGGAGAAGGTACAGTAAGTGAACGCACAGCACAGAAGTGGTTTCAGCGATTCTCTTCGGGAGATGAGTCCATCGAAGACCTGCCGCGTTCTGGACGCCCATTGTTGGTTGATGAGGATAAACTGAAGGACGCTGTCGAGTCTGACTCCAGCCAAACTTGCCAAGAACTTGCAGTGAGTGTTGAAACCATCCGCCTTCATCTGCATGCGATTGGGAAAGCGTGGAAGCTGAGTCGGTGGGTTCCGCACAAATTGTCGATCGACAACAAGAAGCAACGGCTTACGATCTGCACATCACTCTTATCACGCCACAATGTTGAGCCTTTTCTTGATCGTTTATTGACATGCGACGAAAAATGGATTGTGTACAATAATACCAAGCGTTGCTACCATTGA
- the LOC136083808 gene encoding uncharacterized protein LOC136083808, producing MASASLSSNKLKLNHLTINNYNRHNAYESQKQFIKSVQDYSIKTSQSPVDITDDVFSLKSLPPKHQLMKWSTELSMRNNIASGIHYIECNLGKFMYESVQHLIALHRVQEMKLAVDQELTWFNSPKLVPKSISIFPLFSQNLIEKFKEVLFRRPANKKISEYGMNPNTLAELCCARWLSSDHMLQISSILNSIQGHSKVIYFNFFGNIEHYVSRITVVPEKLIFIINVGGNNEKTFSGTDLNAGCHWTLAVYNSIEGNFYYGDSLGWTAPDDFLTKVKLLIRKLYHISESFNITYCHDPKTHMNGVKKCSSFCKENYPMQTCGNICGVITIIVCAISCLKYDYFNCMINNGQIENNNYNFLKDPTKYSKYLRLVLMSWFISKEINLDFVVPTTIVREVSTSFEVCDTDSDEDAIYTNVFESNINKKNMANVKNTNFLSLKCAICTISFTQKKNMLRHMKNKHKSIDEAQENIQSGNSFCLQCGFKCRRIKDLRKHLSAVHFYTFLKEKLSFANYREFEMWKSDIESNNATQYVLPSGEKIDKDGRKVSYYQCYRSEFYKCIAKKRLVKSSGMYQVNSDI from the exons ATG GCATCTGCTAGCTTGTCTTCAAACAAGTTAAAGCTTAATCACCTTACGATCAACAATTATAATCGACATAATGCTTACGAGTCACAGAAACAGTTTATTAAATCTGTTCAAGATTATTCTATCAAAACAAGCCAGTCTCCTGTGGATATAACTGATGATGTATTTTCTCTTAAAAGTTTACCACCTAAACATCAGTTAATGAAATGGTCCACTGAACTATCTATGCGCAATAATATTGCGAGTGGAATCCATTATATAGAATGCAATCTAGGAAAGTTCATGTATGAAAGTGTTCAGCATCTAATAGCTCTTCATAGGGTTCAAGAAATGAAGCTAGCAGTTGATCAAGAGTTAACATGGTTTAATTCTCCAAAGTTAGTACCAAAATCAATCAGTATCTTTCCattattttctcaaaatttaatagaaaaattcaAAGAAGTGCTTTTTAGAAGGCCagctaacaaaaaaatatcagaatATGGGATGAACCCTAATACTTTGGCTGAGTTATGTTGTGCTAGATGGCTTTCATCAGATCATATGCTGCAAATTTCTAGCATTTTAAACTCTATTCAAGGCCATTCaaaggtaatttattttaacttttttggaaatattgagCATTATGTATCAAGAATAACTGTTGTCCCTGAAAAGCTgatctttattataaatgttgGAGGAAACAATGAGAAAACATTTTCTGGCACAGATTTAAATGCAGGTTGCCACTGGACACTTGCAGTTTATAATAGTATTGAAGGTAATTTTTACTATGGAGATTCTTTAGGATGGACAGCTCCAGatgattttttaactaaagttaaattattaatcAGAAAATTGTATCACATAAGCGAAAGCTTTAATATCACTTATTGTCATGATCCAAAGACACACATGAATGGAGTTAAAAAATGCAGTTctttttgcaaagaaaattaTCCCATGCAGACATGTGGAAATATTTGTGGAGTTATTACCATAATAGTATGTGCAATCTCTTGCTTAAAATATGACTACTTTAACTGTATGATAAATAACGGTCAAATAGAGaacaataattacaattttctaaaagaccctactaaatattctaaatatttaagattagtTTTAATGTCATGGTTTATCTCAAAAgaaataaatcttgattttGTTGTTCCTACCACTATTGTGCGTGAAGTTTCCACCAGTTTTGAAGTATGTGATACTGATTCTGATGAAGATGCcatatatacaaatgttttcGAATCcaacataaataaaaagaatatggccaatgtaaaaaataccaattttttatctttaaaatgcgCAATTTGCACTATCTCTTtcacccaaaaaaaaaacatgctgcggcatatgaaaaataaacacaaatcaATTGATGAAGCACAAGAAAATATCCAATCAGGAAATTCTTTTTGTCTTCAATGTGGATTTAAATGTAGGCGAATTAAGGatttaagaaaacatttatCTGCAGTTCATTTTTATACCtttcttaaagaaaaattatcgtTTGCTAATTATCGAG aatttgaaatGTGGAAATCAGATATTGAAAGTAATAATGCAACACAATATGTTTTACCTTCTGGTGAAAAGATTGATAAAGATGGTAGGAAAGTATCATACTATCAATGCTACAGAAGtgaattttataaatgcatTGCGAAGAAAAGACTAGTTAAAAGTAGTGGTATGTATCAAGTAAATAGCGATAtttag
- the LOC136083282 gene encoding uncharacterized protein LOC136083282, with amino-acid sequence MTVTLVEIKKMIKNMLDEFKKKMEAMLKRQEVNFVNIINANLKITNERLDKVEKLYNDNTSILKLLSKDVEELKISLNFHEEIFENKIKNAITVVDKKKETTEKIKGKSDFVYVKNKLREIEDRARRNNLRIDGIEEAENETWEVSEAKVLNLFEEQLGLVNIKIERAHRTGNTITKNPRTIVLKLLDFKDKIAILKKSSSLKGKNLYINEDFCAETNLIRKNLRKKMKVERESGKFACISYDKLIVRDWKEKESILCP; translated from the coding sequence ATGACAGTTACTCTCgtggaaataaaaaagatgatcAAGAATATGTTGGAcgaatttaagaaaaaaatggaaGCGATGCTTAAAAGACAAGAAGTAAATTTCGTAAATATAATTAacgcaaatttaaaaataacaaacgaACGTTTAGATAAAGTTGAAAAGCTATATAATGACAATACaagtattttgaaattattatcaaaagatGTTGAAGAGTTGAAAATAAGCTTAAACTTCCatgaagaaatttttgaaaataaaataaagaacgCCATTACAGTCgtggataaaaaaaaagaaacaaccgAAAAAATAAAAGGTAAGAGTGattttgtttatgtaaaaaataaattaagagaaaTAGAGGACCGAGCAAGAAGAAATAATCTAAGGATAGACGGAATAGAGGAAGCTGAAAACGAAACCTGGGAAGTGAGTGAGGCAAAGGTTCTAAATTTGTTTGAAGAGCAACTTGGCttggtaaatataaaaattgagcGAGCGCATCGCACTGGTAACACGATCACTAAAAACCCGAGGACTATAGTTCTCAAATTATTGGACTTCAAGGATAAAATCGCAATCCTCAAAAAATCTTCaagtttaaaaggaaaaaatttatatattaacgaGGACTTCTGCGCTGAAACAAACCTTATTCGAAAAAATTTgcgtaaaaaaatgaaagtggAAAGAGAGTCGGGGAAATTTGCATGCATATCGTACGATAAACTAATCGTACGTGATTGGAAAGAAAAGGAAAGTATTTTATGTCCTTAA